The Paenibacillus sophorae genome has a segment encoding these proteins:
- a CDS encoding tyrosine-type recombinase/integrase — protein sequence MVGDRAANQGGIFLNMVAGHLQEKKGLFYIVLNYNDGGKRKSKWIPTKLPVKGNKKKAETMLLEARKNFVLPSEANLENEEEMVVEEKSEQPYESTESEETEEDDILFADFMVEWLEMIKYQVEITTHSAYSFAVNTRIVPYFRQNKIYLKELQPKHLHDFYQYVLKEFGLTTNTVLHYHANIRQALQHAFEMDMLPSNPADKVKRLKKNQFIGSYYTSDELNELFEVVKGDPVELAVILAAFYGLRRSEIVGLKWDAINFQHQTFTIKHTVIPVSYQGKQIIVAKDRAKNKSSYRTLPLVPVFLELLLRLLDEQQANRALYKNSYSNQYQDYIYINKLGERIKPGYITQHFPLVLKKHNLRRIRFHDLRHSCASLLLANGVSLKEIQAWLGHSHYSTTANIYVHLEYSSKLSSAQVMSNTLQIPSMQKAPESPQKETQELVHC from the coding sequence ATGGTTGGAGATCGGGCTGCTAACCAGGGAGGGATATTTTTAAATATGGTAGCAGGCCACCTACAGGAAAAGAAAGGTCTTTTTTATATCGTTCTGAACTACAATGATGGCGGGAAACGAAAAAGCAAATGGATTCCCACCAAACTTCCGGTAAAAGGCAATAAGAAAAAAGCGGAAACCATGTTACTCGAGGCGCGCAAAAATTTTGTGCTTCCCTCAGAAGCCAATCTGGAAAATGAAGAGGAGATGGTTGTTGAAGAAAAAAGCGAGCAGCCTTATGAGTCCACAGAAAGCGAAGAAACCGAAGAGGACGACATTTTATTCGCTGATTTCATGGTGGAATGGCTTGAAATGATAAAGTATCAGGTTGAGATCACCACCCACTCGGCTTATAGTTTTGCTGTTAACACCAGGATTGTCCCGTACTTCCGGCAAAACAAAATTTATCTGAAGGAACTGCAACCCAAACACCTTCACGACTTTTATCAGTATGTCTTGAAAGAATTTGGGCTGACCACAAATACTGTACTGCATTATCATGCCAACATCCGACAGGCACTACAGCATGCTTTTGAAATGGACATGCTCCCTTCGAATCCAGCAGACAAAGTAAAGCGGCTCAAGAAGAACCAATTTATCGGAAGCTACTATACGAGTGATGAACTAAACGAGTTGTTCGAAGTCGTGAAAGGCGATCCGGTGGAGTTGGCTGTCATTCTGGCAGCTTTTTACGGACTGCGGCGGAGTGAAATTGTTGGACTTAAATGGGACGCCATCAACTTTCAGCATCAGACGTTTACCATTAAGCACACGGTTATCCCTGTATCGTATCAGGGTAAACAAATCATTGTGGCGAAAGACCGGGCCAAAAACAAATCAAGTTATCGCACTTTGCCACTCGTTCCCGTCTTCCTAGAACTGCTTTTGCGGCTTTTGGACGAACAACAAGCGAATCGGGCTTTGTACAAGAACTCTTACAGCAACCAATATCAAGACTACATTTACATCAATAAGTTGGGAGAGCGAATTAAGCCGGGTTATATTACTCAACATTTTCCGCTCGTCTTGAAAAAGCATAATTTACGACGGATTCGATTTCACGATCTTCGGCACAGTTGTGCTAGTTTACTCCTTGCTAACGGTGTCAGCTTAAAGGAAATTCAAGCATGGTTAGGGCATAGCCATTATTCCACAACCGCTAACATTTATGTCCATCTTGAATACAGTTCAAAGCTTTCTTCGGCTCAAGTGATGAGCAATACCTTACAAATTCCAAGTATGCAAAAAGCTCCTGAATCTCCACAAAAGGAAACTCAAGAGCTCGTTCATTGTTAA
- a CDS encoding helix-turn-helix domain-containing protein, translating into MRGSFGTPEVMMQAATCSLKQAFICYLQLLFSPYPHFPLLLHTKIRSREENRTLRTPELFELMFQNYPDVVCVPQLCEMLGGISTKSAYKLLQENKIKHFRIGRAYKIPKANIISYLRSIMTGPPTLHCDALVH; encoded by the coding sequence ATGAGGGGGAGCTTCGGAACACCCGAAGTTATGATGCAGGCCGCCACCTGCAGCTTGAAACAGGCTTTCATTTGCTATCTTCAACTACTATTTTCTCCGTACCCTCATTTTCCCCTCCTGCTACATACAAAAATTCGTTCCAGAGAGGAGAATCGGACCCTGCGTACTCCTGAACTTTTTGAGCTTATGTTTCAAAATTATCCGGATGTTGTCTGTGTCCCGCAACTATGCGAAATGCTAGGCGGCATCAGCACCAAATCTGCATATAAACTCCTGCAAGAAAACAAAATCAAACATTTCAGAATCGGCAGAGCTTACAAAATCCCCAAAGCCAATATCATCTCTTACCTCCGCAGCATCATGACCGGCCCTCCCACTTTACACTGTGACGCTTTAGTGCATTGA